In the Halorussus salinus genome, CTCCTCGGACTCTCCGTAGTACTTCGACATTATCTCGGGACCCGAGATGGTCTGGAAGTGCGCGTCGATTTCGTTGGCGACGGCCTTCGCCATCAGGGTCTTGCCCGTGCCGGGCGGGCCGTGGAGCAGCACGCCCTTGGGCGGGTCGATGCCCAACCGGCTGAACAGCTCGGGGTGGCGCATCGGGAGTTCGATCATCTCCCGGACCTGTTCGAGTTCGCCTTCCAGTCCACCGATGTCCTCGTAGGTCACGTTCGGCGTGCCCTCGGGGCCGCCGCCAGCGCCTTGGGCGATCTCCTCGGCGGCGCGCTCGCTGATGTTGATATCCGTCGAGTCGGTCACGACGACCGTCCCCTCGGGGTTCGTGCTGGCGACTTTCAGCGGAATCGACTGGCCCGACCCCATCCCCATCAGGCCGAAGCCGAACGGGACGTTCTGGCCCTGCGTGATGGCCTGTCCGCTCAGCTTGTCCCGGATGTGGGGCGTGATGTCGCCCCGAATCTGGAGGTTCTGCGGGAGCGCGATGGTGACCGAGGTGGCGGGTTTCACGTCGGCCTTCTCGATGGTTACCTTGTCGTCGATGCCGACTCCGGCCTCTTGGCGCAACTGCCCGTCGATTCGGACGATGCCCCGTCCCTCGTCTTCGGGGTAGCCCGGCCAGACGCGGGCCACCGCCCGACCCTGATTCTTCCCCTCGATGACGATGTAGTCGCCGTTTTCCACGCCGAGTTCGTGCATCGACTGGCGGTCTACCGCGGCCAGTCCGCGCCCGGCGTCCTTCTGTTTCAACGGCTTGACGGTGAGCTTCATAGTCCCACCTCGATAGTGAGGACGCCGTTGGTGATAAACGCTTCCGCCTCTCCGTCGGGCAGTTGGAACTCGACCTGTTCGGGGCCCTCCTCGCCCTCGAAGACGACGATAGCCGTGTCGTCCAACACGTCCACGGAGGCGTCGCCAGCGACGCCGAGGTCGGCCGCGAGGAGTTCGCTCTCCTCGTACTCGTAGCGCCGGGCGAACACGTCGTCGCGTTCGGTGATGTGCTTCAGTGACATTTCAATCCTAACCAAAAGTTAGCGGTTAAGATACTTAAACCTTTCCCTGAGAAATCACCGTACGGCGTCGGGATACCCTTACGAGGGCTGAATTGCGGTTCAGGTGAGAACCTTCAGAAACCCCGGCAGTTGGGACGAGGAGAGACGCGACGCTCAGGTCGTCGCGTCGCTCGGACCGGGGGTGTTTTGTCCCGCGACCTCGAATCCTGTCGTATGCAACAGGTCACGCATCACGGACGGACCACGGCCTACCGGGTGGCCGACCGCGGCGGCGAAGGGTCACCCCTCTGCTTCGTCCACGGTTCGGGCGGCACGCACGAGGTCTGGAAGGGGCAACTCGGCCGACTGGCGAGTCACCGGCCGGTCGTCGCCCTCGACCTGAGCGGTCACGGCGACTCGTCGGACTTCGAGGCCGACCCCGGTTGGGAGACGCTCTCGGCCTACGCCGACGACGTGCTGGCAGTCGCCGACGAGACCGACGCGGGCGTGTTGGTCGGTAACTCGCTCGGCGGTGCGGTGGCGCTCCAACTCGCAATCGAGCGTGACCACGACTTCGACGGACTCGTCCTCGCGGGCACGGGCGCGAAACTCCCCGTGTTGGACGACTTGCGGCGGTGGCTCGACTCGGACTTCGAACGCGCGGTCGAGTTCCTCCACGGCGAGGACCGACTCTTCCACGACGCCGACTCGCGGTACGTCCAGCACTCGACGGCGGGGATGCGGGCAGTCGGCCAGCGCGTGACCCGCCGGGACTTCGAGACCTGCCACGTCTTCGACGTTCGGGACGACCTCGGCGACATCGACGTTCCGACGCTCGCGCTCGTCGGCGAACACGACCACCTGACGCCGCCGGAGTACCACGAGTCGCTGGCCGAGGAGATTCCCGACGCCCGCTACCGCGAGGTACAGGGCGCGGCACACCTCGCGATGCTGGAGAAGCCAGAGGGGTTCAACGCCGCGCTCCGGGATTTTCTGGACGAGAAAGGGATTTGAGGGCGACGAGAGGCGCGAGTAGAGGAAAGGTGCGAGTAGAGGAAAGGTGCGAGTAGAGGAAAGGCGCGAATATTCGACCGAATTTTCGGCGCGCGCTGGCGCGTCGCCGTCGGCGACGTGCCAACCGCGCGAGGGTTGAGGACCGCAGCGAAGCGAGGACCGCAAACGGTTGGGGAGGACGAGGGCGGTGCTGTGCGGACTCCTTTGCGTCGGCAGTCGCTCGCTTCTCCGGTCTCGTCACTTTCGTTTCGTAAAGGCCGTACAAGCCACAGGAGTCGGCAATAGCTCGCTTCTCTGACTCGTTCACTCGCGAATCACTACAGCTACACAAACCGCGAAAGTCAGCAGTATCACCGACTGAAACCCCTTTCAGTAAATCTCGTCTATCTCGTCTTCGCTGTAGCTGTGTTCCTCGGCCGGGAACTCGCCCGACTCGACCGCCTCGCGGAAGTCCGCGACCGCTCGCTCCATCTCGCCTTTCACGTCGCCGAACTGCTCGGCGAAGTAGGG is a window encoding:
- a CDS encoding alpha/beta fold hydrolase; translation: MQQVTHHGRTTAYRVADRGGEGSPLCFVHGSGGTHEVWKGQLGRLASHRPVVALDLSGHGDSSDFEADPGWETLSAYADDVLAVADETDAGVLVGNSLGGAVALQLAIERDHDFDGLVLAGTGAKLPVLDDLRRWLDSDFERAVEFLHGEDRLFHDADSRYVQHSTAGMRAVGQRVTRRDFETCHVFDVRDDLGDIDVPTLALVGEHDHLTPPEYHESLAEEIPDARYREVQGAAHLAMLEKPEGFNAALRDFLDEKGI
- a CDS encoding DUF7127 family protein, producing MSLKHITERDDVFARRYEYEESELLAADLGVAGDASVDVLDDTAIVVFEGEEGPEQVEFQLPDGEAEAFITNGVLTIEVGL